In the Klebsiella aerogenes KCTC 2190 genome, one interval contains:
- the rhtB gene encoding homoserine/homoserine lactone efflux protein: MTFEWWFAYLLTSIILSLSPGSGAINTMTTSINRGYRGAAASIAGLQTGLAIHIVLVGVGLGTLFSRSVLAFEVLKWAGAAYLIWLGIQQWRAAGSIDLNTLARTQSRGKLYKRAVFVNLTNPKSIVFLAALFPQFIVPHQPQVMQYLVLGVTTIVVDIIVMIGYATLAQRIAAWIKGPKQMKALNKVFGSLFMLVGALLASARHA; encoded by the coding sequence ATGACCTTCGAGTGGTGGTTCGCTTATCTGCTGACATCAATCATTCTCAGCCTGTCGCCGGGTTCCGGCGCGATCAATACCATGACCACATCCATCAACCGCGGCTATCGCGGCGCGGCGGCCTCTATTGCCGGCCTGCAAACCGGGTTGGCCATTCATATCGTGCTGGTCGGCGTCGGTCTGGGCACGCTCTTCTCACGCTCGGTACTGGCATTCGAAGTGTTGAAATGGGCGGGCGCGGCCTATCTTATCTGGCTGGGGATCCAGCAGTGGCGGGCGGCGGGTTCAATTGACCTGAATACGCTGGCGCGAACTCAAAGCCGCGGTAAGCTCTATAAACGCGCGGTGTTCGTCAATCTGACCAACCCAAAAAGTATCGTCTTCCTCGCCGCGCTGTTTCCCCAGTTCATCGTCCCGCATCAGCCGCAGGTGATGCAGTACCTGGTACTCGGCGTCACCACCATTGTGGTCGATATCATTGTGATGATCGGTTACGCGACGCTGGCGCAGCGCATTGCGGCCTGGATTAAAGGTCCGAAGCAGATGAAGGCGCTGAATAAAGTGTTTGGCTCGCTGTTTATGCTGGTGGGGGCGCTACTCGCTTCCGCCCGTCACGCCTGA
- the metR gene encoding HTH-type transcriptional regulator MetR, translated as MIEIKHLKTLQALRNSGSLAGAAAALHQTQSALSHQFSDLEQRLGFRLFVRKSQPLRFTPQGEILLQLANQVLPQIARALQDCNEPQQTRLRLAIECHSCIQWLTPALESFRARWPLVEVDFQSGVTFDPQPALQQGELDLVMTSDILPRSGLHYSPMFDYEVRLVLAPEHPLAAKTRISPEDLAAETLLIYPVQRGRLDIWRHFLQPAGISPQLKSVDNTLLLIQMVAARMGIAALPHWVVESFERQGLIVTKTLGEGLWSRLYAAVRDGEQRQPVTEAFIRSARNHACDHLPFVRSAERPSGDGPIAKPGLPARQ; from the coding sequence ATGATCGAGATTAAGCACCTGAAAACGCTACAGGCGTTGCGGAACAGCGGTTCGCTGGCGGGCGCGGCGGCAGCCCTGCACCAAACCCAGTCGGCCCTGTCCCACCAGTTTAGCGATCTGGAACAGCGCCTTGGTTTCCGTTTGTTTGTGCGTAAAAGCCAGCCGCTACGCTTCACGCCGCAAGGAGAAATTCTGCTGCAGTTGGCCAATCAGGTACTGCCGCAGATCGCTCGCGCGCTACAGGATTGCAATGAACCACAGCAAACCCGTCTGCGGCTGGCGATTGAGTGCCATAGCTGTATTCAATGGCTCACCCCGGCGCTGGAAAGCTTCCGCGCCCGCTGGCCGCTGGTGGAAGTTGATTTTCAGTCCGGCGTCACTTTTGACCCGCAGCCAGCCCTGCAGCAGGGTGAACTCGATCTGGTGATGACCTCAGATATTTTGCCGCGTAGCGGCCTGCACTATTCACCGATGTTTGATTATGAAGTTCGTCTGGTGTTAGCTCCGGAACATCCGCTGGCGGCGAAAACGCGCATCTCCCCGGAGGATCTGGCTGCGGAAACGTTACTGATTTACCCGGTACAGCGCGGGCGACTGGATATCTGGCGCCACTTCCTGCAACCGGCGGGGATCAGCCCACAGTTGAAAAGTGTCGATAACACGCTGCTGTTGATTCAGATGGTCGCCGCGCGGATGGGCATTGCCGCCCTGCCGCACTGGGTGGTGGAAAGTTTTGAACGCCAGGGTTTAATTGTCACCAAAACCCTGGGAGAAGGACTGTGGAGCCGGCTGTATGCTGCAGTGCGCGATGGCGAGCAACGCCAGCCGGTAACAGAAGCGTTTATTCGCTCAGCGCGGAACCACGCTTGCGATCATCTGCCGTTTGTACGGAGTGCGGAGCGACCCAGCGGCGATGGACCCATAGCGAAGCCAGGATTACCAGCGCGCCAATGA
- the ubiE gene encoding bifunctional demethylmenaquinone methyltransferase/2-methoxy-6-polyprenyl-1,4-benzoquinol methylase UbiE, which produces MVEDSQETTHFGFQTVAKEQKADMVAHVFHSVAAKYDVMNDLMSFGIHRLWKRFTIDCSGVRRGQTVLDLAGGTGDLTAKFSRLVGETGRVMLADINDSMLKMGREKLRNIGIVGNVEYVQANAEALPFADNTFDCITISFGLRNVTDKDKALRSMYRVLKPGGRLLVLEFSKPILEPLSKAYDAYSFHVLPKVGELVANDAESYRYLAESIRMHPDQDTLKGMMQEAGFEIVDYYNLTAGIVALHRGYKF; this is translated from the coding sequence ATGGTTGAGGATTCACAAGAAACAACGCATTTTGGCTTTCAAACGGTAGCCAAAGAGCAGAAGGCGGACATGGTGGCGCATGTATTCCATTCTGTCGCTGCAAAATATGATGTGATGAACGACTTAATGTCGTTCGGGATTCATCGCTTGTGGAAGCGCTTCACCATCGACTGCAGCGGCGTGCGTCGCGGGCAAACTGTGCTGGACTTAGCGGGCGGCACCGGTGACCTGACGGCGAAGTTTTCCCGTCTGGTGGGCGAAACCGGCCGCGTGATGCTCGCCGATATCAATGATTCGATGCTCAAAATGGGCCGCGAAAAACTGCGCAACATCGGTATTGTCGGTAACGTCGAGTATGTTCAGGCCAACGCTGAAGCGCTGCCGTTTGCGGATAACACCTTTGACTGCATCACCATCTCCTTTGGCCTGCGTAACGTTACCGATAAAGACAAAGCGCTGCGTTCAATGTACCGCGTGCTGAAACCGGGCGGACGTCTGCTGGTTCTGGAGTTTTCTAAACCGATTCTCGAACCGCTGAGCAAAGCCTACGACGCTTACTCCTTCCACGTGTTGCCGAAAGTCGGCGAGCTGGTGGCAAACGATGCGGAAAGCTATCGCTATCTGGCGGAATCCATCCGCATGCATCCCGATCAGGACACCCTGAAAGGCATGATGCAGGAGGCGGGTTTTGAAATCGTCGACTACTACAACCTGACGGCAGGTATTGTCGCGCTACACCGCGGCTATAAGTTCTGA
- the rmuC gene encoding DNA recombination protein RmuC, with translation MDISIVISAVVALAAGLIVGWLATKARADQIRADLIEERRELDIELSAARQQLVQESHWRDECELLNNELRSLRDINTSLEADLREVTTRLESTQLHAEDKIRQMVNSEQRLSEQFENLANRIFEHSNRRVDEQNRQSLHGLLTPLREQLDGFRRQVQDSFGQEARERHTLAHEIRNLQQLNAQMAQEALNLTKALKGDNKTQGNWGEVVLTRVLEASGLREGYEYQTQVSIETDNRSRMQPDVIVRLPQGKDVVIDAKMTLVAYERYFNADDDYTREAALQEHIASVRNHIRLLGRKDYQQLPGLRSLDYVLMFIPVEPAFLLAIDRQPELISEALKNNIMLVSPTTLLVALRTIANLWRYEHQSRNAQKIAERAGRLYDKMRLFVDDMSAIGQSLDKAQDNYRQAMKKLASGRGNLLVQAESFRGLGVEVKRGINPDLVEQATAQDNEYRLEEDENSPQEDVFSADSDPAASANEHVRPS, from the coding sequence GTGGATATCTCTATTGTGATAAGCGCCGTGGTGGCGCTGGCGGCAGGGTTAATCGTTGGCTGGCTGGCGACAAAAGCCCGCGCCGATCAAATCCGTGCCGATCTCATTGAAGAGCGCCGCGAGCTGGATATTGAACTTAGCGCCGCACGTCAGCAGCTGGTGCAGGAATCGCACTGGCGCGATGAGTGCGAACTTCTCAACAACGAGCTGCGCAGCCTGCGTGATATCAACACCTCGCTGGAGGCCGACCTGCGTGAAGTGACCACCCGTCTGGAATCCACGCAGTTGCACGCCGAAGATAAAATTCGCCAGATGGTCAACAGCGAGCAGCGCCTGAGCGAGCAGTTTGAAAACCTGGCGAACCGCATATTTGAGCACAGCAACCGACGGGTTGATGAACAAAATCGCCAGAGCCTGCATGGCCTGCTGACGCCGCTGCGCGAACAGCTTGACGGCTTCCGTCGCCAGGTGCAGGACAGCTTCGGCCAGGAGGCGCGTGAGCGCCACACGCTGGCGCACGAAATCCGCAATTTGCAACAGCTGAACGCACAGATGGCGCAAGAGGCGCTGAACCTGACGAAAGCGCTGAAGGGTGATAACAAAACTCAGGGCAACTGGGGAGAAGTGGTGCTAACCCGCGTGCTGGAGGCCTCCGGCCTGCGCGAAGGCTATGAGTATCAAACTCAGGTGAGCATCGAAACCGATAACCGCTCGCGGATGCAGCCGGATGTTATCGTGCGTCTGCCGCAGGGCAAAGACGTGGTTATCGACGCCAAAATGACCCTCGTCGCCTATGAGCGCTACTTCAACGCTGACGACGACTACACCCGCGAAGCGGCGCTACAGGAGCATATTGCCTCGGTGCGTAACCACATTCGCCTGCTGGGGCGTAAAGATTACCAACAACTGCCGGGGCTTCGTTCGCTCGATTATGTGCTGATGTTCATCCCCGTTGAGCCGGCGTTCCTGCTGGCCATCGACCGCCAACCTGAGCTTATCAGCGAGGCGCTGAAGAACAATATTATGCTGGTTAGCCCGACAACCTTGCTGGTGGCGTTGCGCACCATCGCCAACTTGTGGCGCTATGAGCATCAAAGCCGTAACGCGCAAAAAATCGCCGAGCGCGCCGGGCGCCTGTATGACAAGATGCGGCTGTTTGTCGACGATATGTCGGCTATCGGTCAAAGCCTTGATAAAGCGCAGGATAACTATCGCCAGGCGATGAAAAAGCTCGCCTCCGGGCGCGGCAACCTGCTGGTGCAGGCCGAGTCATTCCGTGGCCTGGGGGTCGAGGTTAAGCGCGGGATTAATCCTGATTTAGTCGAGCAGGCCACGGCGCAGGATAACGAATATCGCCTTGAGGAAGATGAAAATTCACCGCAGGAAGATGTGTTTAGCGCCGATTCCGACCCTGCAGCGAGCGCAAACGAGCACGTCAGGCCAAGCTGA
- a CDS encoding dienelactone hydrolase family protein produces the protein MTTTKQPGFAPAASPHASTAVHTSDEHITAGETSIPSQGENMPAYHARPKNADGPLPIVIVVQEIFGVHEHIRDLCRRLAQEGYLAIAPELYFRQGDPNEYNDIPTLFKELVTKVPDAQVLADLDHVASWAARHGGDAHRLLITGFCWGGRITWLYAAHNPQLKAGVAWYGKLVGEKSLNSPKHPVDIAVDLNAPVLGLYGAKDASIPQDTVETMRQALRAANANAEIVVYPEADHAFNADYRASYHEESAKDGWQRMLAWFAQYGGKKG, from the coding sequence ATGACCACCACCAAGCAACCCGGATTCGCACCTGCAGCCTCGCCGCACGCCTCTACCGCCGTCCATACGTCGGATGAGCACATTACCGCCGGAGAAACCTCGATCCCATCGCAGGGCGAGAATATGCCGGCCTATCACGCCCGCCCGAAAAACGCCGACGGCCCGCTGCCGATCGTTATCGTGGTGCAGGAAATTTTCGGCGTACATGAGCATATTCGCGATCTGTGCCGCCGCCTGGCGCAGGAAGGCTATCTGGCGATTGCGCCAGAACTCTACTTCCGCCAGGGCGATCCGAATGAGTACAACGATATCCCTACCCTGTTCAAAGAACTGGTCACTAAGGTGCCTGACGCACAGGTGCTGGCGGATCTCGACCACGTCGCCAGTTGGGCGGCACGCCACGGCGGCGATGCCCATCGTCTGCTGATCACCGGTTTCTGCTGGGGCGGGCGCATCACCTGGCTGTATGCCGCGCATAACCCGCAGTTGAAGGCAGGCGTCGCCTGGTATGGCAAACTGGTGGGAGAAAAATCGCTGAATTCGCCAAAACACCCGGTGGATATCGCCGTCGACCTCAACGCGCCGGTACTTGGCCTGTACGGCGCTAAAGACGCCAGCATTCCGCAGGATACCGTCGAGACCATGCGCCAGGCGCTGCGGGCGGCGAATGCGAACGCCGAGATCGTGGTCTATCCCGAGGCCGATCACGCTTTTAACGCCGACTATCGCGCCAGCTATCACGAAGAGTCAGCCAAAGACGGCTGGCAGCGAATGCTGGCCTGGTTTGCTCAATATGGCGGTAAAAAAGGGTAA
- the yigL gene encoding sugar/pyridoxal phosphate phosphatase YigL: MYQVVASDLDGTLLSPDHFLTPYAKETLKLLTARGINFVFATGRHYIDVGQIRDNLGIKSYMITSNGARVHDSEGKQIFAHNLDRDIASDLFEMVRNDVKIVTNVYREDEWFMNRHRPEEMRFFKEAVFNYKLYEPGELDADGISKVFFTCEDHEHLLPLEQAINARWGDRVNVSFSTLTCLEVMAGGVSKGHALEAVAKMLGYSLKECIAFGDGMNDAEMLSMAGKGCIMANAHQRLKDLHPELEVIGSNADDAVPHYLRKLYLD, from the coding sequence ATGTACCAGGTTGTTGCGTCTGATTTAGATGGCACGCTGCTTTCCCCCGACCATTTCCTCACCCCCTATGCCAAAGAGACGCTGAAGCTACTCACCGCGCGCGGGATAAATTTCGTTTTCGCCACTGGCCGCCACTACATCGATGTGGGGCAGATCCGCGATAATCTCGGCATTAAGTCGTACATGATCACCTCTAACGGCGCGCGGGTACACGATAGCGAAGGTAAACAAATCTTCGCTCATAACCTCGACCGCGATATCGCCAGCGATCTGTTTGAGATGGTGCGTAACGATGTGAAGATTGTGACCAACGTCTATCGTGAAGATGAATGGTTTATGAATCGCCATCGCCCGGAAGAGATGCGCTTCTTCAAAGAGGCGGTGTTCAACTACAAGCTTTATGAACCGGGCGAGCTGGATGCGGATGGCATCAGCAAAGTTTTCTTCACTTGTGAAGATCATGAACATCTGCTGCCGCTTGAGCAGGCTATCAACGCGCGCTGGGGCGACCGCGTGAATGTGAGTTTCTCCACACTAACTTGTCTTGAAGTTATGGCTGGCGGTGTTTCGAAGGGGCATGCGCTGGAGGCCGTCGCGAAAATGCTCGGCTACAGCCTCAAAGAGTGTATCGCCTTTGGCGACGGCATGAACGATGCCGAGATGCTGTCGATGGCCGGTAAAGGCTGCATCATGGCGAACGCCCATCAGCGGTTGAAGGATTTGCATCCTGAGCTGGAAGTGATCGGCAGCAACGCCGATGATGCCGTACCGCATTACCTACGCAAGCTGTACCTCGATTGA
- the metE gene encoding 5-methyltetrahydropteroyltriglutamate--homocysteine S-methyltransferase, translated as MTILNHTLGFPRVGLRRELKKAQESYWAGNATREELLAVGRELRARHWEQQKQAGIDLLPVGDFAWYDHVLTTSLLLGNVPARHQNKDGTVDIDTLFRIGRGRAPTGEPAAAAEMTKWFNTNYHYMVPEFVQGQQFKLSWTQLLDEVDEALALGHKIKPVLLGPVTYLWLGKVKGEQFDRLSLLNDILPVYQQVLGELAKRGIEWVQIDEPALVLELPQAWLDAFKPAYEALQGQVKLLLTTYFEGIADNLDVITALPVQGLHVDLVHGKDDVAELHKRLPADWLLSAGLINGRNVWRADLTEKYAQIKAIVGQRELWVASSCSLLHSPIDLSVETRLDAEVKSWFAFALQKCGELALLRDALNSGDTTAIEAWSAPIQARRHSTRVHNAAVEKRLAAITAQDSQRASPYAERAQAQRRRFNLPAWPTTTIGSFPQTTEIRTLRLDFKKGNLDASHYRTGIAEHIKQAIVEQERLGLDVLVHGEAERNDMVEYFGEHLDGFIFTQNGWVQSYGSRCVKPPVVIGDVSRPQAITVEWAKYAQSLTDKPVKGMLTGPVTILCWSFPREDVSRETIAKQIALALRDEVADLEAAGIGIIQIDEPALREGLPLKRSDWDAYLQWGVEAFRINAAVAKDDTQIHTHMCYCEFNDIMDSIAALDADVITIETSRSDMELLESFEEFEYPNEIGPGVYDIHSPNVPSVEWIEGLLEKAAQRIPAERLWVNPDCGLKTRGWPETRAALANMVQAAQNLRESA; from the coding sequence ATGACAATCCTCAATCACACCCTCGGTTTTCCTCGCGTTGGCCTTCGCCGCGAGCTGAAAAAAGCGCAAGAGAGCTACTGGGCGGGCAACGCCACGCGTGAAGAGCTGTTGGCGGTAGGTCGCGAACTTCGTGCTCGTCACTGGGAGCAGCAGAAACAGGCTGGCATTGATCTGCTGCCGGTGGGCGATTTTGCCTGGTACGACCATGTTCTGACCACCAGCCTGCTGCTGGGCAACGTGCCGGCTCGTCATCAGAACAAAGACGGCACCGTCGATATCGATACTCTGTTCCGTATTGGTCGCGGCCGCGCGCCGACCGGCGAACCCGCTGCCGCCGCGGAAATGACCAAGTGGTTCAATACCAACTATCACTACATGGTGCCGGAATTTGTCCAGGGCCAGCAGTTCAAGCTGAGCTGGACCCAACTGCTGGATGAAGTGGACGAAGCGCTGGCGCTGGGCCACAAGATTAAGCCTGTACTGCTGGGGCCGGTAACCTATCTGTGGCTGGGCAAAGTAAAAGGCGAACAGTTTGACCGTTTAAGCCTGCTGAACGATATCCTTCCGGTTTACCAGCAGGTACTGGGCGAGCTGGCGAAACGCGGCATTGAGTGGGTGCAGATTGATGAACCGGCGCTGGTACTGGAGCTGCCGCAAGCATGGTTGGATGCCTTTAAACCGGCTTATGAGGCCCTGCAGGGGCAGGTAAAACTACTACTGACTACCTATTTTGAAGGGATCGCCGACAACCTTGATGTTATCACCGCGCTGCCGGTACAGGGGCTTCACGTCGATCTGGTGCATGGCAAAGATGATGTTGCTGAACTACATAAACGTCTGCCGGCCGACTGGCTGTTATCCGCCGGGCTGATCAACGGTCGTAACGTCTGGCGCGCCGATCTCACGGAAAAATATGCGCAAATTAAGGCGATTGTCGGTCAACGCGAACTATGGGTCGCCTCTTCCTGCTCCTTGCTGCATAGCCCGATCGATCTGAGCGTAGAGACCCGTCTTGATGCCGAAGTAAAAAGTTGGTTTGCTTTCGCCCTGCAGAAGTGCGGCGAACTGGCGCTGCTGCGCGATGCGCTGAACAGCGGTGATACGACGGCGATCGAGGCGTGGAGCGCGCCAATCCAGGCTCGTCGCCATTCGACTCGCGTACACAACGCGGCAGTGGAAAAACGGCTGGCGGCAATCACCGCCCAGGACAGCCAGCGCGCCAGTCCTTATGCCGAGCGCGCACAGGCGCAGCGCAGGCGCTTTAACCTGCCAGCATGGCCGACGACGACGATCGGTTCATTCCCGCAGACAACCGAAATTCGTACCCTACGTCTGGACTTCAAAAAGGGCAATCTTGATGCCAGTCATTATCGGACGGGTATTGCCGAACATATTAAGCAGGCGATCGTCGAACAAGAACGTCTGGGTTTAGACGTGCTGGTGCACGGAGAAGCCGAGCGTAACGACATGGTGGAGTATTTCGGCGAGCATCTGGACGGTTTCATCTTCACGCAAAACGGTTGGGTGCAAAGCTATGGCTCTCGCTGCGTGAAGCCGCCGGTGGTTATCGGCGACGTCAGCCGTCCGCAAGCGATCACCGTCGAGTGGGCGAAGTACGCGCAGTCTCTTACCGACAAGCCGGTCAAAGGCATGTTGACCGGTCCGGTGACCATTCTGTGCTGGTCCTTCCCGCGCGAAGATGTCAGCCGTGAAACCATCGCGAAGCAGATTGCGCTGGCGCTGCGCGATGAAGTGGCGGATCTGGAGGCGGCTGGTATCGGTATTATCCAGATTGATGAACCGGCACTGCGCGAAGGTCTGCCGCTGAAGCGCAGTGATTGGGATGCTTATCTACAGTGGGGCGTCGAAGCTTTCCGCATCAACGCCGCGGTTGCTAAGGATGACACCCAGATTCATACCCACATGTGTTATTGCGAGTTTAATGACATCATGGATTCTATCGCCGCGCTGGATGCCGACGTCATCACCATTGAAACCTCGCGCTCTGACATGGAACTGCTGGAGTCGTTTGAAGAGTTCGAATATCCGAACGAAATCGGCCCGGGCGTTTATGATATTCACTCGCCAAACGTACCGAGCGTGGAGTGGATTGAAGGGTTGCTGGAGAAGGCCGCGCAGCGTATTCCGGCGGAGCGCTTGTGGGTTAACCCGGACTGCGGCCTGAAAACCCGTGGCTGGCCGGAAACTCGCGCCGCGCTGGCTAACATGGTGCAAGCGGCGCAGAATCTGCGCGAATCAGCCTGA
- the pldB gene encoding lysophospholipase L2, whose protein sequence is MFGQQKDWDTRENAFAAFTMGPLTDFWHQREEAEFTGVDKVPVRFVRFCAANNDRLVVICPGRIESYVKYAELAYDLFHSGFDVMIIDHRGQGRSGRLLSDTHRGHVVRFSDYVDDLAALWQQEVVPGHWRKRFILAHSMGGAIATLFLQRHRQHCDAIALCAPMFGIIMRLPDWMVRHILDWAEGHQRIREEYAIGTGRWRALPFSLNVLTHSRQRYRRNLRFYADDPRLRVGGPTYHWVREGILAGEEILSGVEKDTTPTLLIQAEDEKVVDNLMHDRYCELRSAAGHPCEGDKPLVIEGAYHEILFEKDAMRSVALNAIVDFFNRHT, encoded by the coding sequence ATGTTTGGGCAGCAAAAGGACTGGGACACACGAGAAAACGCGTTTGCGGCCTTTACCATGGGGCCGCTGACGGATTTCTGGCATCAGCGGGAAGAAGCTGAATTTACGGGCGTCGATAAGGTTCCGGTACGCTTTGTGCGCTTTTGTGCCGCAAATAACGACCGGCTGGTGGTCATTTGCCCCGGCCGCATCGAAAGCTACGTGAAGTATGCCGAACTAGCCTACGATCTCTTCCACAGCGGCTTTGACGTGATGATTATCGATCATCGCGGCCAGGGGCGCTCCGGTAGGTTACTGTCTGATACCCACCGCGGTCATGTTGTGCGCTTTAGCGATTATGTTGACGATCTGGCTGCGCTCTGGCAGCAGGAAGTGGTTCCCGGCCACTGGCGTAAACGTTTTATTCTCGCCCACTCGATGGGCGGCGCCATTGCCACGCTGTTCTTGCAGCGTCACCGGCAGCATTGCGACGCCATTGCCTTATGCGCGCCAATGTTTGGCATCATCATGCGCCTGCCGGACTGGATGGTGCGCCATATTCTCGACTGGGCTGAGGGCCATCAGCGTATTCGTGAAGAGTATGCCATCGGTACGGGCCGCTGGCGGGCGCTGCCGTTTTCGCTCAATGTGTTGACTCACAGTCGCCAACGCTATCGTCGCAACCTGCGTTTTTATGCCGACGATCCGCGGTTGCGCGTCGGCGGGCCGACCTATCACTGGGTGCGCGAAGGTATTCTGGCCGGCGAAGAGATATTGTCTGGCGTCGAGAAAGATACGACTCCGACGTTATTGATTCAGGCCGAGGATGAAAAGGTGGTCGATAACCTGATGCACGACCGCTATTGTGAACTCCGTTCCGCTGCCGGGCACCCTTGTGAAGGCGATAAGCCGCTCGTTATTGAAGGGGCATATCACGAGATCCTTTTTGAAAAGGACGCTATGCGCTCAGTCGCGCTAAATGCCATCGTCGATTTTTTCAATCGACATACTTAA
- the udp gene encoding uridine phosphorylase produces MSKSDVFHLGLTKNDLQGATLAIVPGDPERVEKIAALMDKPVKLASHREFTSWRAELDGKPVIVCSTGIGGPSTSIAVEELAQLGVRTFLRIGTTGAIQPHINVGDVLVTTGSVRLDGASLHFAPMEFPAVADFACTTALVEAAKSIGATTHIGVTASSDTFYPGQERYDTFSGRVVSRFKGSMEEWQAMGVMNYEMESATLLTMCASQGLRAGMVAGVIVNRTQQEIPNAETMKQTESHAVKIVVEAARRLL; encoded by the coding sequence ATGTCCAAGTCTGATGTTTTTCATCTCGGCCTCACTAAGAACGATTTACAAGGGGCTACGCTGGCTATCGTCCCTGGCGATCCGGAGCGTGTGGAAAAGATCGCCGCGCTGATGGATAAGCCGGTTAAGCTGGCATCACATCGTGAATTTACCTCCTGGCGCGCTGAGCTGGACGGCAAACCGGTGATTGTTTGCTCCACCGGTATCGGCGGCCCGTCGACCTCTATCGCCGTGGAAGAGCTGGCACAGCTGGGGGTTCGTACCTTCCTGCGTATCGGTACCACCGGCGCGATTCAGCCACATATCAATGTTGGCGATGTACTGGTGACGACCGGTTCTGTCCGTCTGGACGGCGCCAGCCTGCACTTTGCGCCGATGGAGTTCCCGGCCGTTGCTGACTTCGCCTGTACCACCGCTCTGGTGGAAGCGGCGAAATCAATCGGCGCGACCACGCATATCGGCGTGACTGCCTCCTCTGATACCTTCTATCCAGGCCAGGAGCGTTACGACACCTTCTCCGGCCGCGTCGTGAGCCGTTTCAAAGGCTCGATGGAAGAGTGGCAGGCAATGGGCGTCATGAACTATGAAATGGAATCCGCTACGCTGCTGACCATGTGCGCCAGCCAGGGCCTGCGCGCCGGGATGGTGGCAGGGGTTATCGTCAACCGTACCCAGCAAGAGATCCCTAACGCCGAAACCATGAAGCAAACCGAAAGCCACGCGGTGAAAATCGTTGTGGAAGCGGCGCGCCGTCTGCTGTAG
- a CDS encoding carboxylate/amino acid/amine transporter has product MALLIITTILWAFSFSLIGEYLAGSVDSYFSVLMRVGLAALVFLPFLRTRGQSPRTIVLYMLVGAMQLGIMYLLAFRAYLYLTVSEFLLFTVFTPLYITLIYDLLSGRKLRWGYLLSAALAVLGAAIIRYDKVSDHFWTGLLLVQLSNICFAIGMVGYKRLMEVRPMPQHNAFAWFYAGAFIVAVAAWFMLGNPQRLPTTDLQWGILVWLGVVASGLGYFMWNYGATQVDAGTLGIMNNVHVPAGLLVNLAIWQEQPHWPSFIIGALVILASLWVHRRWVAPHSVQTADDRKRGSALSE; this is encoded by the coding sequence GTGGCGCTATTAATTATCACCACTATCCTGTGGGCCTTTTCTTTTAGCCTGATTGGCGAATACCTTGCCGGTAGCGTCGATAGCTATTTTTCCGTGCTGATGCGCGTGGGGCTGGCAGCGCTGGTGTTTTTGCCTTTCCTGCGTACGCGCGGCCAGTCTCCGCGCACCATCGTACTCTATATGCTAGTGGGGGCGATGCAGCTTGGCATCATGTATTTGCTGGCTTTCCGCGCCTATCTTTATCTGACGGTCTCGGAATTTCTGTTGTTTACGGTCTTTACCCCGCTGTATATCACCCTGATTTACGATCTGCTCAGCGGTCGTAAACTGCGCTGGGGCTATCTGCTTAGCGCGGCGCTGGCGGTATTAGGGGCGGCGATCATCCGGTATGACAAAGTCAGCGATCATTTCTGGACCGGGCTATTGTTGGTGCAGTTGTCGAATATCTGCTTCGCCATCGGCATGGTGGGCTACAAGCGTTTGATGGAAGTCCGCCCGATGCCGCAACACAATGCTTTTGCCTGGTTCTATGCCGGCGCCTTTATCGTGGCGGTAGCGGCGTGGTTTATGCTGGGCAATCCGCAGAGGTTGCCGACCACCGACCTGCAGTGGGGAATCCTGGTCTGGCTTGGCGTGGTTGCTTCCGGATTGGGTTATTTCATGTGGAACTACGGCGCGACGCAGGTGGATGCCGGTACGTTGGGGATCATGAATAACGTTCACGTCCCCGCCGGGCTGTTGGTTAATCTCGCAATCTGGCAGGAGCAGCCTCACTGGCCAAGCTTTATCATTGGCGCGCTGGTAATCCTGGCTTCGCTATGGGTCCATCGCCGCTGGGTCGCTCCGCACTCCGTACAAACGGCAGATGATCGCAAGCGTGGTTCCGCGCTGAGCGAATAA